Below is a genomic region from Neorhizobium galegae.
CCTTGCCGATCCCCTCCGGCCCCTCGATCAGGATCGCGTGGTGCCCCTTCCCCGAGCGGTAGCTGCGCGCCAGAAAATCCTCGGCGGCCTGATGCCCATAGAGATGCGGATTGCGCGCCGGCGGCACGGCGCCTTCCAGAATGCCGGCGGTTTCCTCGCTCATCCGACCGATTCCGCGCTGCTCTTCTGAGTAAAGCTCAGTTCGCGCACCAGCGGCTCGACGATCGCGAAAATCTCGTCGGCGATCTCGTCTTCGGAGCGCTCGGCGTCGACCACATGGCAGCGTTCCGGTTCCGCCTCGGCGATTTCGAGATAGGCCTCGCGGCGTTTTTCGTGGGTTTCGATCTCTTCGCGCTCGAAACGATCGGGCGCGCTGTCGGCACCGCGCTTGCGGGCACGTTTCAGCCCGACTTCGGCCGGCAGGTCGAGAATCAGCGTGCAATCCGGCACCACCCCGTTGATCGCCACCCGCTGCAGCGCCTCGATGTAATCGGGCTCCAGATTGCCGGTGACACCCTGGTAGACGCGTGAGGAATCGATGAACCGGTCGCAGAGCACGACTGCGCCACTTTCGAGCGCCGGCCGGATCACCTCCTCGACATGGTCGTTGCGGGCGGCGGCAAACAGGATCGCCTCCATCCGCACGCCGAACTCTTCCGCAGCCCCTGAGAGCAGAACGTGGCGCACGGCTTCCGCCCCCGGCGAGCCGCCAGGCTCGCGGGTCA
It encodes:
- the tmk gene encoding dTMP kinase — its product is MSAERRVAEHSGLFVTFEGGEGAGKSTQIRRLADQLRRRGHDVLMTREPGGSPGAEAVRHVLLSGAAEEFGVRMEAILFAAARNDHVEEVIRPALESGAVVLCDRFIDSSRVYQGVTGNLEPDYIEALQRVAINGVVPDCTLILDLPAEVGLKRARKRGADSAPDRFEREEIETHEKRREAYLEIAEAEPERCHVVDAERSEDEIADEIFAIVEPLVRELSFTQKSSAESVG